Proteins found in one Gordonia sp. PDNC005 genomic segment:
- a CDS encoding SMI1/KNR4 family protein produces the protein MDSWQERIDTQVALQNQLMKLGLYTHAAVVGGLASEDAIRAAEDRIGFRIDAGYREFLAVASGWRQQQNVWNLYSAAELGDEILIEAPDPTQPMFRMPWAEAIALREHSWGIGMIGLTYPPEITDWEEVMPVGGTDGLGGDIYMLCTPNDEPTRPSGPIFVITSGFVERHETFADYLDAGISEDRSNIADPSLWGGDTGGTQNL, from the coding sequence ATGGACTCTTGGCAAGAGAGAATCGATACACAGGTTGCTCTGCAGAATCAGTTGATGAAACTTGGTCTGTATACGCACGCGGCCGTTGTAGGCGGCCTTGCGAGTGAGGACGCAATTCGTGCAGCAGAGGATCGCATCGGTTTTCGAATCGATGCTGGTTACCGGGAGTTTCTGGCGGTCGCCAGTGGGTGGCGTCAACAACAGAACGTCTGGAATCTGTACTCGGCTGCCGAGCTCGGCGACGAGATCCTTATCGAGGCACCCGATCCGACGCAACCTATGTTCCGCATGCCGTGGGCGGAGGCCATAGCGTTGCGCGAACACTCGTGGGGCATCGGAATGATCGGCCTTACGTATCCACCGGAGATCACCGATTGGGAAGAAGTGATGCCCGTCGGCGGCACCGACGGGCTTGGCGGCGACATCTACATGCTCTGTACGCCAAATGATGAACCCACGCGCCCTTCCGGCCCGATCTTCGTGATCACATCAGGCTTCGTGGAGCGTCACGAGACGTTCGCCGACTACCTCGATGCAGGCATCAGCGAGGACCGCAGCAACATCGCCGATCCGTCACTCTGGGGCGGGGATACCGGAGGCACCCAGAACCTGTAG
- a CDS encoding helix-turn-helix domain-containing protein has product MRTASLPAAPDQFLTVDDVAHLLQTTPAAIHRMRHRGYLPPAFKVGRILRWDPADITAWLMLGNVHHAVEVPGQLVIGEGAARVILTTSGDGGDVVLHVRSATGDPVRIEPEGA; this is encoded by the coding sequence GTGAGAACCGCCAGTCTCCCCGCGGCACCTGACCAGTTCCTCACCGTCGACGACGTCGCGCACCTCCTGCAGACCACGCCCGCAGCAATCCACCGCATGCGGCACCGCGGCTACCTCCCGCCGGCATTCAAGGTCGGCCGGATCCTCCGCTGGGATCCCGCCGACATCACTGCCTGGCTCATGCTCGGCAACGTCCATCACGCTGTCGAGGTACCAGGGCAACTCGTCATCGGCGAAGGCGCAGCCCGCGTCATCCTCACGACGTCAGGCGACGGCGGCGACGTCGTCCTGCATGTCCGGTCAGCGACCGGAGACCCCGTACGCATCGAACCCGAAGGAGCCTGA
- a CDS encoding excalibur calcium-binding domain-containing protein, which yields MSVRETVLRNPKQSAVIGVGGLIALLGSCGIGAAVSSPAPMASPPTTITQTEVLTETTTVTASPTTSEQQVKRTTKRQPRKPRTTTEEAPRVRAAVPRRTRTTRPAPTTEPDASYANCSEARAAGAAPLLQGQPGYRSKLDRDGDGVACE from the coding sequence ATGAGTGTGCGCGAGACGGTCCTCCGAAATCCGAAACAATCAGCAGTGATCGGCGTCGGCGGCCTGATCGCACTCCTCGGGTCGTGCGGCATCGGCGCAGCGGTGAGCAGCCCCGCCCCGATGGCGAGTCCTCCTACGACGATCACACAAACCGAGGTTCTCACGGAGACGACAACTGTCACGGCGTCCCCGACAACGTCTGAACAGCAAGTGAAGCGGACGACCAAACGACAGCCACGGAAACCACGGACGACAACGGAGGAGGCACCCCGCGTACGCGCGGCAGTCCCTCGTCGAACCCGAACAACACGACCGGCCCCGACAACCGAGCCGGACGCTTCGTACGCCAACTGCAGTGAAGCTCGAGCAGCGGGCGCGGCGCCACTTCTCCAAGGTCAACCCGGATATCGCAGCAAGCTCGACCGCGACGGTGACGGAGTCGCGTGCGAGTAG